One Methylobacterium sp. AMS5 genomic region harbors:
- a CDS encoding response regulator, whose product MIENPTESPVVLLVEDDGLLLMEASDTLAEAGFNVLEAHHADKALDVLEGRPDVGIVMTDVDMPMGSMDGFALARLVAHRWPEIPVLIVSGMGTPGPGDMPDGARFIPKPYAPTMLVRTLKACLKRAA is encoded by the coding sequence ATGATAGAGAACCCGACAGAGTCGCCCGTCGTCCTCCTCGTCGAAGATGACGGTCTGCTACTGATGGAAGCGTCCGATACACTGGCCGAGGCCGGATTCAACGTCCTCGAAGCGCACCATGCCGACAAGGCGCTCGACGTGCTGGAAGGCCGGCCCGATGTCGGGATCGTGATGACGGACGTCGACATGCCGATGGGCTCGATGGACGGCTTCGCCCTGGCCCGCCTCGTCGCCCACCGCTGGCCGGAAATCCCGGTGCTGATCGTCTCCGGCATGGGCACGCCCGGCCCCGGCGACATGCCGGACGGTGCCCGCTTCATCCCGAAGCCGTACGCGCCGACCATGCTGGTGCGCACCCTCAAGGCCTGCCTCAAGCGCGCGGCCTGA
- a CDS encoding ligase-associated DNA damage response DEXH box helicase codes for MPAPPDLPPRFSAWFASRGWSPRPHQLELLATVRSGRSALLVAPTGAGKTLAGFLPSLVELSERQGTKGKKTGLHTLYVSPLKALAVDIARNLEAPIEGMELPVTVETRTGDTPAHKRARQIQRPPDILLTTPEQLSLLLAHREAEVFFAGLKTVVLDELHALVTSKRGDLLSLALARVRRLAPEARAIGLSATVREPEELQKYLVGQVPGEDRRADLVVVKGGAKPDLHMLEVNRTLPLAGHTAWHSMPAIYDLIRAHRMVLVFVNTRLQAEYTFQELWRLNDDTLPIALHHGSLDATQRRRVEAAMAAGQLRAIVCTATLDLGIDWGDVDLVVNLGAPKGASRIMQRIGRANHRMDEPSKAYLVPGNRFEMLECRAALDAVEEAAQDTPDARLGAPDVLAQHVLGMACADAFDPLELYDEVISAAPYATLSWEDFEAVVDYVATGGYALRAYERFAKILRGADGKWRVRDARVAQQYRMNIGTIVESTHIKVRMARSLRAKPGTVLPKGGRTLGEIEEDFAETLTVGDTFLFAGEVLRFEGLAEDECLVTRAGPGTDPAIPSYAGSKFPLSTFLAARVRAIIADPFEWDRLPRQLSDYLAQQRRHSVLPGERDLLVETFSRAGRHYLTAFPFEGRLAHQTLGMLLTRRLERARLRPLGFAANDYGIAIWCTRDLSERAALSPDFMEALFDEDMLGDDLEAWLDESAMMKRTFRQCAVIAGLIERRFPGQKKTGRQVTISTDLIYDVLRRHQPDHLLLRAARQDAATGLLDVTRLGMMLRRIRGRITHRALDRVSPLSVSVMLEIGRERVYGEGADEILAEAEAELLQEALG; via the coding sequence GTGCCAGCGCCCCCAGACCTCCCGCCGCGCTTCTCCGCGTGGTTCGCCTCCCGCGGCTGGTCACCCCGCCCGCATCAGCTCGAACTGCTCGCGACCGTCCGGTCCGGACGCTCGGCGCTGCTCGTCGCCCCCACGGGCGCGGGCAAGACGCTGGCCGGCTTCCTGCCGAGCCTGGTCGAGCTGAGCGAGCGGCAAGGGACCAAGGGCAAGAAGACGGGACTGCACACCCTCTACGTCTCGCCGCTTAAGGCGCTCGCGGTCGACATCGCCCGCAACCTCGAAGCGCCGATCGAAGGCATGGAACTGCCCGTCACGGTCGAGACCCGCACCGGCGACACCCCGGCGCACAAGCGCGCGCGGCAGATCCAGCGCCCACCCGACATCCTGCTCACCACGCCCGAACAGCTCTCGCTGCTGCTCGCCCACCGGGAAGCGGAGGTCTTCTTCGCCGGGCTGAAGACGGTCGTGCTCGACGAGTTGCACGCCCTCGTCACCTCGAAGCGCGGCGATCTCCTCTCCCTCGCGCTCGCCCGCGTGCGCCGACTGGCACCGGAGGCCCGCGCCATCGGCCTCTCGGCCACCGTGCGCGAACCGGAGGAACTCCAAAAGTACCTCGTCGGGCAGGTGCCGGGCGAGGACCGCCGGGCCGACCTCGTCGTGGTGAAGGGCGGTGCCAAGCCCGACCTGCACATGCTCGAAGTGAACCGGACGCTCCCGCTCGCCGGCCACACCGCCTGGCACTCGATGCCGGCGATCTACGACCTGATCCGGGCGCACCGCATGGTGCTCGTCTTCGTCAACACCCGCCTCCAGGCCGAGTACACCTTCCAGGAACTGTGGCGGCTCAACGACGACACGCTGCCGATCGCCCTGCATCACGGCTCGCTCGACGCCACGCAGCGCCGCCGGGTCGAGGCGGCGATGGCGGCGGGGCAGTTGCGCGCCATCGTCTGCACCGCGACGCTCGATCTCGGCATCGACTGGGGCGACGTCGATCTCGTGGTCAATCTCGGCGCGCCGAAGGGCGCGAGCCGGATCATGCAGCGGATCGGCCGGGCCAACCACCGCATGGACGAGCCGTCGAAGGCTTATCTCGTCCCCGGCAACCGCTTCGAGATGCTGGAATGCCGGGCCGCCCTCGACGCGGTGGAGGAGGCGGCCCAGGACACGCCGGACGCCCGCCTCGGCGCCCCCGACGTGCTCGCCCAGCATGTGCTGGGTATGGCCTGCGCCGACGCCTTCGATCCGCTCGAACTCTACGACGAGGTCATCTCGGCGGCACCCTACGCCACCCTCTCGTGGGAGGATTTCGAGGCGGTGGTCGATTACGTCGCCACCGGCGGCTACGCGCTGCGCGCCTACGAACGCTTCGCCAAGATCCTGCGCGGGGCCGATGGGAAATGGAGGGTGCGCGACGCCCGGGTGGCGCAGCAATACCGCATGAACATCGGCACCATCGTCGAGTCGACGCACATCAAGGTGCGGATGGCCCGCAGCCTGCGCGCCAAGCCCGGCACCGTGCTGCCGAAGGGCGGGCGGACCCTCGGCGAGATCGAGGAGGATTTCGCCGAGACGCTCACCGTCGGCGATACCTTCCTGTTCGCGGGCGAGGTGCTGCGCTTCGAGGGGCTCGCCGAGGACGAGTGCCTCGTCACGCGCGCCGGCCCCGGCACCGATCCGGCGATTCCCTCCTATGCCGGCTCGAAGTTCCCGCTCTCGACCTTCCTCGCCGCGCGGGTGCGGGCGATCATCGCCGACCCGTTCGAGTGGGACCGCCTGCCGCGCCAGCTCTCGGACTACCTCGCGCAGCAGCGCCGCCACTCGGTCCTGCCCGGCGAGCGCGACCTCCTGGTCGAGACGTTTTCGCGCGCAGGGCGCCACTACCTCACCGCCTTCCCGTTCGAGGGGCGGCTCGCCCACCAGACGCTCGGCATGCTGCTAACCCGCCGTTTGGAACGCGCCCGGCTGCGCCCGCTCGGGTTCGCGGCCAACGATTACGGCATCGCCATCTGGTGCACGCGGGATCTGAGCGAGCGCGCCGCGCTCTCGCCGGACTTCATGGAGGCCCTGTTCGACGAGGACATGCTCGGCGACGACCTGGAGGCCTGGCTCGACGAGTCGGCGATGATGAAGCGCACCTTCCGGCAATGTGCGGTCATCGCCGGGTTGATCGAGCGGCGCTTTCCCGGCCAGAAGAAGACCGGCCGGCAGGTCACGATCTCGACCGACCTGATCTACGACGTGCTGCGCCGCCACCAGCCCGACCACCTGCTCCTGCGCGCCGCGCGGCAGGATGCGGCAACCGGACTCCTCGACGTAACCCGCCTCGGCATGATGCTGAGGCGTATCCGGGGGCGAATCACCCACAGGGCGCTCGACCGGGTCTCGCCGCTCTCCGTGTCCGTCATGCTCGAAATCGGGCGCGAGCGGGTCTACGGGGAGGGGGCCGACGAGATCCTGGCTGAGGCCGAAGCCGAGCTTCTTCAAGAGGCGCTCGGCTGA
- a CDS encoding DUF3429 domain-containing protein, producing the protein MGRLTTVPASAVLLGIAGLIPFVGFAALSVSGTDVGLGTIGLSPRTILSAYGAVIASFLGGIRWGAAAAREAGWRDYGLAIVPSLLAWAALAAPPPWDLRILGALVLLWGIVDQDLPRRGMVPVWMGRLRLALSAVAGAALLVAA; encoded by the coding sequence ATGGGGCGGCTGACCACGGTACCCGCGAGCGCGGTCCTTCTCGGCATCGCGGGGCTGATTCCGTTCGTGGGTTTTGCGGCCCTTTCGGTCAGCGGCACGGATGTCGGGCTCGGCACCATCGGATTGTCGCCGCGCACCATCCTCTCGGCCTACGGCGCGGTGATCGCCTCGTTCCTCGGCGGTATCCGCTGGGGGGCGGCGGCGGCACGGGAGGCGGGCTGGCGCGATTACGGGCTCGCGATCGTGCCGTCGCTGCTCGCCTGGGCGGCGCTCGCCGCGCCGCCGCCCTGGGATCTCCGGATCCTCGGCGCGCTCGTGCTGCTGTGGGGCATCGTCGATCAGGATCTTCCCCGCCGCGGCATGGTCCCGGTCTGGATGGGCCGCCTGCGGCTCGCCCTGTCGGCGGTCGCCGGGGCGGCGCTGCTGGTGGCGGCGTAA
- a CDS encoding L,D-transpeptidase family protein gives MRRRGRIAALIGGLAVLGSGAVVLADFLQVGRTEPPLAAEAERADRVLVEKAARRLTLLREGRVLATYPISLGFAPEGHKVREGDGRTPEGIYAIAFRNPRSVAHLSLKVSYPSPADAAAARAGGYSPGGDIMIHGLMNGFSWLGGLHRLRDWTQGCVGVTNAEMRAIYARVDLDTPIEIRP, from the coding sequence ATGAGACGGCGCGGGCGCATCGCGGCATTGATCGGCGGCCTCGCCGTCCTCGGCTCCGGTGCCGTCGTGCTCGCCGACTTCCTGCAAGTCGGCCGCACCGAGCCCCCGCTCGCGGCCGAGGCTGAGCGCGCCGACCGCGTCCTCGTGGAGAAGGCGGCGCGCCGCCTGACCCTGCTGCGCGAGGGCCGTGTGCTCGCGACCTACCCCATCTCCCTCGGCTTCGCGCCGGAAGGGCACAAGGTCCGCGAAGGCGACGGGCGCACGCCCGAAGGCATCTATGCGATCGCGTTCCGCAATCCGCGCAGCGTCGCCCATCTTTCCCTCAAGGTATCCTACCCCTCCCCGGCCGACGCGGCGGCGGCGCGGGCCGGCGGCTACTCGCCCGGTGGCGACATCATGATCCACGGGCTGATGAACGGCTTCTCCTGGCTCGGTGGCCTGCACCGGCTGAGGGACTGGACCCAGGGCTGCGTCGGCGTCACCAACGCCGAGATGCGGGCGATCTACGCCCGCGTCGATCTGGACACGCCCATCGAGATCAGGCCCTGA
- the pdeM gene encoding ligase-associated DNA damage response endonuclease PdeM produces the protein MALGQRLEKTVKGTDLALAGEALSLDRTGALWLPEHRTLVVSDLHLEKGSSFAARSGQFLPPYDTRETLSLLHEVIQRLDPACVVALGDSFHDARGPERMEPGDRAMIAALQEGRDWVWIAGNHDAAVSEGVGGRYCQTVSVGGLTLRHEPLAGSEVGEIAGHLHPCGKVTMRGRSVRRRCFVGDGHRLVMPAFGAYTGGLNVRDAAFEPLFPEGFTAYLLGDGRVFAIGRTMLGRD, from the coding sequence TTGGCACTCGGCCAGAGACTCGAGAAGACCGTGAAGGGCACCGACCTTGCGCTTGCCGGCGAGGCCTTGAGCCTCGACCGCACCGGCGCCCTGTGGCTGCCTGAACACCGCACCCTGGTGGTGTCGGACCTCCATCTGGAGAAGGGCTCGTCGTTTGCCGCCCGCTCCGGCCAGTTCCTGCCGCCCTACGACACCCGCGAGACCCTGAGCCTTCTGCACGAGGTGATCCAGCGGCTCGATCCGGCCTGCGTGGTCGCGCTCGGCGATTCCTTCCACGATGCCCGCGGCCCCGAGCGGATGGAGCCCGGCGACCGGGCAATGATCGCCGCGCTTCAAGAAGGCCGCGACTGGGTCTGGATCGCCGGCAACCACGATGCGGCGGTGAGCGAGGGCGTCGGTGGGCGCTACTGCCAGACGGTTTCCGTCGGCGGCCTGACGCTGCGCCACGAGCCGCTGGCGGGGTCCGAGGTGGGCGAGATCGCCGGCCATCTCCACCCCTGCGGCAAGGTCACCATGCGCGGCCGCTCCGTGCGCCGCCGCTGTTTCGTCGGCGACGGACATCGCCTCGTCATGCCGGCCTTCGGCGCCTACACGGGCGGCCTCAACGTGCGCGACGCCGCCTTCGAACCGCTCTTCCCCGAGGGGTTCACGGCCTACCTGCTCGGCGACGGACGCGTGTTCGCGATCGGCCGGACCATGCTCGGGCGGGATTGA
- a CDS encoding methyl-accepting chemotaxis protein yields the protein MRFSLKTALIALFGGVMLITIGQGAVSLRELSLIRRGVSEVAANWLPSVIAVNEMGTAASQMRLRQYRIVTTSTDSGTLATNRTFYERATADMAAARKRYEPLISSPEERALYTQFSELWSRYDEASRHILVMMEQGRQREAMAELVGPSLLSVYSQSSDLIARAITLNRDGSTRDASAAVDNVETASIAASVAMAVAVIVALGAMLFGFQRISRPITGITGMMGALAAGDVETPVPYRQRRDEIGAMAAAVQVFKDNLIRTRALEAETALARASAEEQRKAAMRSMADSFEAAVGGIIGTVTSAATELQATAQTMSGTADETASQSITVASAAEEAATNVGTVAAAAEELGTSVHEIGRQVANSSELAQAAVGEADQTAGLVQNLSSAAAKIGDVVSMISTIAGQTNLLALNATIEAARAGEAGRGFAVVAAEVKELANQTARATSEIAQQIGTIQVATDQAVAAIGGISGRIREINGVAAGIAAAVEQQGAATQEIVRNVAQASTGTAEVTSNIAGVARASEETGTAAGQVLDAASELSRQSEQLSAEVSRFLATVRAA from the coding sequence ATGCGCTTCTCTCTTAAAACGGCTCTCATCGCCCTGTTCGGTGGGGTGATGCTCATCACGATCGGCCAGGGTGCCGTATCCTTGAGAGAGCTGTCGTTGATCCGCCGCGGTGTCAGTGAGGTGGCCGCCAACTGGCTTCCGTCCGTCATCGCCGTCAACGAGATGGGGACGGCCGCAAGCCAGATGCGCCTGCGGCAGTATCGGATCGTCACGACATCCACCGATTCCGGAACGCTGGCTACGAACCGGACCTTTTACGAGCGGGCGACGGCCGACATGGCGGCGGCGCGCAAGCGCTACGAGCCCCTGATCTCGTCCCCGGAAGAACGTGCGCTCTACACGCAGTTTTCGGAGCTGTGGTCCCGCTACGATGAGGCGAGCCGCCATATCCTCGTGATGATGGAGCAAGGCCGGCAGCGGGAGGCCATGGCGGAGCTGGTCGGGCCCAGCCTGCTTTCCGTGTACAGCCAATCGAGCGACCTGATCGCCCGCGCGATTACCCTCAATCGCGACGGCTCCACGCGCGACGCGTCCGCCGCGGTCGACAATGTCGAGACCGCTTCGATCGCCGCGAGTGTCGCGATGGCGGTCGCCGTGATCGTCGCCCTCGGTGCCATGCTGTTCGGCTTCCAGCGGATCTCGCGGCCGATCACCGGCATCACCGGGATGATGGGCGCGCTCGCCGCGGGTGACGTCGAGACACCCGTGCCGTACCGGCAGCGCCGGGACGAGATCGGTGCGATGGCCGCCGCCGTCCAAGTGTTCAAGGACAACCTGATCCGCACCCGCGCCCTGGAAGCCGAGACGGCGCTTGCCCGCGCTTCGGCCGAGGAGCAGCGGAAGGCGGCGATGCGGTCGATGGCCGACAGCTTCGAGGCCGCCGTCGGCGGGATCATCGGCACGGTCACGTCGGCGGCCACCGAGCTGCAGGCCACGGCCCAGACCATGTCGGGGACCGCCGACGAGACGGCTTCCCAATCGATCACCGTGGCGTCTGCGGCCGAGGAGGCGGCGACCAATGTGGGAACCGTCGCCGCCGCAGCGGAAGAACTCGGCACCTCCGTGCACGAGATCGGCCGGCAGGTGGCCAATTCGTCCGAGCTCGCTCAGGCCGCGGTCGGCGAAGCCGACCAGACCGCCGGGCTGGTCCAGAACCTGTCGAGCGCGGCCGCCAAGATCGGCGACGTGGTATCGATGATCTCGACGATCGCCGGACAGACCAACCTGCTGGCTCTCAACGCCACCATCGAGGCGGCGCGTGCCGGGGAGGCCGGGCGTGGCTTCGCTGTGGTCGCTGCCGAGGTCAAGGAACTGGCCAACCAGACCGCCAGGGCGACCAGCGAGATCGCGCAGCAGATCGGCACGATCCAGGTCGCGACGGATCAGGCGGTCGCGGCCATCGGCGGCATTTCCGGTCGCATCCGCGAGATCAACGGCGTCGCGGCCGGTATCGCGGCGGCGGTCGAGCAGCAAGGTGCGGCGACGCAGGAGATCGTGCGCAACGTCGCCCAGGCCTCGACCGGAACGGCCGAGGTGACGAGCAACATCGCCGGGGTCGCCCGCGCGTCCGAGGAGACCGGCACGGCGGCGGGCCAAGTGCTCGACGCGGCTTCCGAATTGTCGCGCCAGTCCGAGCAGCTCTCGGCGGAGGTGAGCCGCTTCCTCGCGACCGTGCGGGCGGCATAG
- a CDS encoding heterodisulfide reductase-related iron-sulfur binding cluster produces the protein MQTNFAPEQLADPAMAASEKILRTCVHCGFCTATCPTYLLLGDELDSPRGRIYLIKDMLEGGKPASREVVKHVDRCLSCLSCMTTCPSGVHYMHLVDHARTHIEKTYARPLSDRLLRAVLALVLPYPNRFRVALLAAKIGAPFRPLVARLPRVGNRLAAMLDLAPAQLPNRNRTDRPGTFPADPSAQEISALFQTGEDKAPAQRRGRVALLRGCAQSVLRPDFNEAAIRLLNRHGVEVVLPKGEGCCGALTHHMGKEKNAHGHAKRTIDAWIAEMDGPGLDAIVVTASGCGTTIKDYGFMFRDDPAYAEKAARVSGIAKDVTEYMAEIGLLPPVEDTDLVVAYHSACSMQHGQAIRTEPKTLLKTAGFTVKDVPEGHICCGSAGTYNILQPEIAARLRDRKVANIERVRPDIIATGNIGCATQIGKGTDIPILHTVELLDWATGGPRPEALAHLKARRTPVPAHA, from the coding sequence GTGCAGACCAATTTCGCCCCCGAGCAGCTCGCCGATCCCGCCATGGCGGCCTCGGAGAAGATCCTGCGCACCTGCGTGCATTGCGGATTCTGTACCGCGACCTGCCCGACCTACCTCCTGCTCGGCGACGAACTCGATTCACCGCGCGGACGCATCTACCTGATCAAGGACATGCTGGAGGGCGGCAAGCCGGCGAGCCGCGAAGTGGTCAAGCATGTCGACCGCTGCCTCTCGTGCCTCTCCTGCATGACGACCTGTCCGTCGGGCGTGCATTACATGCACCTCGTCGATCACGCCCGCACCCATATCGAGAAGACCTACGCGCGCCCGCTCTCCGACCGGCTCCTGCGCGCGGTGCTGGCCCTGGTGCTGCCCTATCCGAACCGGTTCCGGGTGGCGCTGCTGGCGGCCAAGATCGGGGCGCCGTTCCGGCCGCTGGTCGCCCGTCTGCCGCGGGTCGGCAACCGGCTCGCGGCGATGCTCGACCTCGCCCCGGCGCAACTGCCGAACCGCAACCGCACCGACCGGCCCGGCACCTTCCCCGCCGATCCCTCAGCGCAGGAGATCAGCGCCCTGTTCCAGACCGGTGAGGACAAGGCACCGGCCCAGCGCCGCGGCCGGGTCGCTCTGCTGCGCGGCTGCGCTCAGAGCGTCCTGCGGCCGGACTTCAACGAGGCGGCGATCCGTCTGCTCAACCGCCATGGGGTCGAGGTGGTCCTGCCCAAGGGCGAGGGCTGCTGCGGCGCACTGACCCATCACATGGGCAAGGAGAAGAACGCCCACGGTCACGCCAAGCGCACCATCGACGCCTGGATCGCCGAGATGGACGGGCCCGGCCTCGATGCCATCGTCGTCACCGCCTCGGGCTGCGGCACGACGATCAAGGATTACGGTTTCATGTTCCGCGACGACCCGGCCTATGCCGAGAAGGCCGCGCGGGTCTCGGGTATCGCAAAGGACGTGACCGAGTACATGGCCGAGATCGGCCTGCTTCCCCCGGTCGAGGATACCGACCTCGTGGTCGCCTACCATTCCGCCTGCTCGATGCAGCACGGGCAGGCCATCCGCACCGAGCCGAAAACCCTGCTCAAGACGGCCGGCTTCACGGTGAAGGATGTGCCGGAGGGCCATATCTGCTGCGGCTCGGCCGGAACCTACAACATCCTTCAGCCGGAGATCGCCGCCCGTCTGCGTGATCGCAAGGTCGCCAATATCGAGCGCGTCCGGCCCGACATCATCGCCACCGGCAATATCGGCTGCGCCACCCAGATCGGAAAGGGCACCGACATCCCGATCCTGCACACGGTCGAGCTGCTCGACTGGGCGACCGGCGGGCCGCGGCCGGAGGCGCTGGCGCATTTGAAGGCACGTCGGACGCCGGTCCCAGCGCACGCGTAA
- a CDS encoding aminotransferase class I/II-fold pyridoxal phosphate-dependent enzyme: MTAEPKTLRFATQAVHAGAAPDPATGARVQPIYFTNGFVFDSTEQAADIFAMRKTGFSYSRGSNPTVAALERRVAALEGAKAAVAVSSGQSAVLLVMMTLMQTGDAYVASPRLFGGSLGLMRRLEGRYDLKPHFAADLTPEAFEAAITPQTKAIICESIVNPCATVMDIEGIAAVAKRHGLPLVIDNTLASPALIRPIEYGADIVVHSTSKFLGGSGQVIGGMICDAGTFDWKAQGSRYNLINDPWPDYDGLIVSDRFPEISFAVACRLFGLRDLGPGLSPMNAFLTLTGIETLPLRMARHCANAKTVAAYLKDHPAVAWVSYPALPGQKGEALANRYVPQGPGSIFTFALKGGEPAALQFIANLELVSHLVNIGEIKSLVIHPATTTHRQLRPEERAAACVGPETVRLSIGLEDPEDLIADIEQALAKVG; the protein is encoded by the coding sequence ATGACCGCCGAGCCAAAAACCCTCCGCTTCGCCACACAGGCGGTCCATGCGGGCGCCGCGCCCGATCCGGCCACCGGTGCGCGGGTGCAGCCGATCTACTTCACCAACGGCTTCGTCTTCGACTCGACGGAGCAGGCCGCCGACATCTTCGCCATGCGCAAGACCGGCTTCTCCTACTCGCGCGGCTCGAACCCGACGGTCGCCGCGCTGGAGCGTCGGGTCGCCGCATTGGAGGGCGCCAAGGCGGCGGTTGCCGTCTCGTCCGGGCAGTCGGCGGTGCTGCTGGTGATGATGACGCTGATGCAGACGGGCGATGCCTACGTCGCCTCGCCGCGCCTGTTCGGCGGCTCGCTCGGCCTGATGCGCCGCCTGGAGGGGCGCTACGACCTGAAGCCGCACTTCGCCGCGGACCTGACGCCGGAGGCGTTCGAAGCCGCGATCACGCCGCAGACCAAGGCGATCATCTGCGAGTCGATCGTCAATCCCTGCGCCACGGTGATGGATATCGAGGGCATCGCCGCGGTCGCCAAGCGGCACGGCCTGCCGCTCGTCATCGACAACACCCTGGCCTCGCCCGCGCTGATCCGCCCGATCGAGTACGGCGCCGACATCGTCGTCCACTCGACCTCGAAGTTCCTCGGCGGCTCGGGCCAGGTGATCGGCGGCATGATCTGCGATGCCGGCACCTTCGATTGGAAGGCGCAGGGCTCGCGTTACAACCTCATCAACGATCCCTGGCCGGACTATGACGGCCTGATCGTCAGCGATCGTTTCCCCGAGATCAGCTTCGCCGTGGCTTGCCGCCTGTTCGGCCTGCGCGACCTCGGCCCCGGCCTCTCGCCGATGAATGCCTTCCTCACGCTCACCGGCATCGAGACGCTGCCGCTGCGGATGGCGCGCCACTGCGCGAACGCCAAGACGGTCGCGGCCTATCTCAAGGACCATCCGGCGGTGGCGTGGGTGAGTTATCCCGCCCTTCCCGGCCAGAAGGGTGAGGCCTTGGCCAACCGCTACGTGCCGCAGGGGCCGGGGTCGATCTTCACCTTCGCGCTGAAGGGCGGCGAGCCTGCGGCCCTGCAATTCATCGCGAACCTGGAACTGGTCTCGCACCTCGTGAACATCGGCGAGATCAAGTCGCTCGTGATCCACCCGGCCACCACGACCCATCGTCAGCTCCGCCCCGAGGAGCGCGCGGCGGCCTGCGTCGGCCCCGAGACCGTGCGTCTCTCGATCGGCCTGGAGGATCCCGAGGATCTCATCGCCGATATCGAGCAGGCCCTGGCCAAGGTCGGCTAA
- a CDS encoding DUF6460 domain-containing protein has product MIGDHESRRRTPLDSNAYPADPRHGATRRRSGLNRFLGGSPAAVFVKLLFLSVLVGAVMAMFGLTPGLLFWQLYDFTRSLIDLGLDTFHDFGRWILAGAVVVVPIWLIARLLTVSRDR; this is encoded by the coding sequence ATGATCGGCGATCACGAATCGCGGCGCCGCACCCCGCTCGACTCCAACGCTTATCCGGCCGATCCGCGTCATGGTGCGACCCGCCGACGCTCCGGCCTCAACCGCTTTCTCGGCGGCTCGCCCGCGGCGGTGTTCGTGAAGCTGCTGTTCCTGTCCGTGCTCGTCGGCGCGGTGATGGCGATGTTCGGCCTGACGCCGGGCCTGCTGTTCTGGCAGCTCTACGATTTCACCCGGTCGCTGATTGACCTCGGGCTCGACACCTTCCACGATTTCGGCCGCTGGATCCTCGCGGGTGCGGTGGTGGTCGTGCCGATCTGGTTGATCGCCCGCCTGCTCACCGTCTCGCGGGACCGGTGA
- a CDS encoding alpha/beta hydrolase, with product MIDHALFDPATIDAETKALNTEIVAAHAAQADPWSLPIEEVRARRRAGTQASPAMPRSSRAETVTIKGPAGPLALRVIRPLGRARGAYLHIHRGGWVWGAADEQDPWLERIADTCGFVCLSVEYRLAPEHPYPAALEDCEAAALWLAGPGKAELGVHALTIGGESVGAHLAVMTLLRLRDRHNLPRAFRGANLNAGFYDLGLTPSVRLWGEERLVINTTDLKRFADGYVREGIDRRRPDVSPLYADLKGLPPALFTVGTADPLLDDTLYMSARWAAANNGGHTAVYAGGCHIFVRYPGALTERALELIDRFLMALA from the coding sequence ATGATCGACCACGCTCTGTTCGACCCGGCGACCATTGATGCCGAGACGAAGGCGCTCAATACCGAGATCGTGGCCGCCCACGCCGCGCAGGCCGACCCATGGTCGCTGCCGATCGAAGAGGTGCGCGCGCGCCGCCGGGCGGGCACGCAGGCCTCTCCTGCCATGCCGCGCAGCTCGCGCGCCGAGACCGTGACCATCAAGGGACCCGCCGGCCCGCTGGCGCTGCGGGTGATCCGCCCGCTGGGCAGGGCGCGGGGCGCCTACCTGCACATCCACCGCGGCGGCTGGGTCTGGGGCGCGGCCGACGAGCAGGATCCCTGGCTCGAACGCATCGCCGACACCTGCGGCTTCGTCTGCCTGTCGGTCGAGTACCGGCTGGCGCCGGAGCATCCCTATCCCGCCGCCCTCGAGGACTGCGAGGCGGCCGCCCTGTGGCTCGCCGGCCCCGGCAAGGCGGAGCTCGGCGTTCACGCCCTGACCATCGGCGGCGAATCCGTCGGCGCACATCTCGCGGTGATGACGCTTTTGCGCCTGCGCGACCGGCACAACCTGCCCCGCGCCTTCCGCGGCGCCAACCTCAATGCCGGCTTCTACGATCTCGGCCTGACCCCGAGCGTGCGGCTGTGGGGCGAGGAACGCCTCGTCATCAACACCACCGACCTCAAGCGCTTCGCCGACGGTTACGTGCGCGAGGGCATCGACCGGCGCCGTCCTGATGTGTCGCCGCTCTATGCCGACCTGAAGGGCCTGCCGCCGGCCCTGTTCACCGTCGGCACCGCCGACCCGCTGCTCGACGACACGCTCTACATGTCGGCCCGCTGGGCGGCGGCCAACAATGGCGGCCACACCGCGGTCTATGCCGGCGGCTGCCACATCTTCGTGCGCTACCCCGGCGCGTTGACCGAGCGGGCCCTGGAGCTGATCGACCGCTTCCTGATGGCGCTGGCGTGA